In Diorhabda carinulata isolate Delta chromosome 6, icDioCari1.1, whole genome shotgun sequence, a single genomic region encodes these proteins:
- the LOC130895563 gene encoding uncharacterized protein LOC130895563 — translation MMLRYFFHNSYSKLYIFLIATMILYTIYSFEEKTSNFYKKGSIISIIKQDYLYLINNSKCKIPESDPYNEDIVNFIKEEKYFKCSSKHLLTYISKKNDIVTLNVNQSLLGEYSIFNVNCCYSNITRINYEKSNDNQIKLSGCVYFENSVELKFPFVKVICSTLFYEVYANVHATTFPIKKKKRTHSDSKYSVLLLGIDSMSKANLKRTMPKTYEHVERTMVNLKGYNKIGDNTFPNLMAVLSGYSMDQLSKFCNKKIKQNNCKFIWDNFKFSGYTTAYAEDECSISTFNYDRLGFLQPPTDYYYHPYFIAAEKLPIIERGRMIYCAGPETSGERILNAARDFSITFNDTPSFGLFWSNSFSHDDVNMPGVMDDAFLNLLSNREFLISLKNTILIFFSDHGFRFGDIRYTHTGWLEERLPFMYIRVPDRFKSNFPEKFDSLLVNSGRLTTPWDIFNTLQDILKLQNDSYEVLISPGCRSCQSLFREVIESRSCADANIEQHWCTCNGHNYIDPNDRRVESISRFVVDEVNRLIDTFEDGALCMRYDLRNVRMSGVSEYYFNGKNESSRYFLVMVETNPPAMFEATVEEVVDGEDLRLLGEVSRIDRYEPVTRCIETNGSLKKYCYCDSWWARFKKTVW, via the exons atgatgttacgttatttttttcacaattcctattcaaaattgtacatatttttaatagCAACGATGATTCTTTATACTATTTATAgtttcgaagaaaaaaccagcaatttttacaaaaaag GATCTATTATCTCAATTATAAAAcaagattatttatatttaattaataattcgaAGTGCAAAATACCAGAGAGCGATCCGTATAATGAAGATatcgttaattttattaaagaagaaaaatattttaaatgctcGTCAAAACATCTTCTAACTTATATtagcaaaaaaaatgatatcgtTACGTTAAACGTAAATCAAAGTTTATTAGGAgaatatagtatttttaatgtaaattgtTGTTATTCTAATATAACAAGAATTAATTACGAAAAATCAAATGATAATCAAATCAA GTTATCTGGCTgcgtttatttcgaaaattcagTAGAATTAAAATTTCCTTTCGTAAAAGTGATATGTTCGACATTATTCTACGAAGTATACGCTAACGTACACGCAACCACATTtccgataaagaaaaaaaaacgaacgcATTCCGATTCGAAATACAGCGTACTACTATTGGGTATAGACAGTATGTCAAAAGCGAATTTGAAACGGACGATGCCGAAAACTTACGAACACGTTGAACGTACCATGGTTAACCTTAAAGGGTATAATAAAATAGGCGATAATACATTTCCAAATTTAATGGCCGTACTATCCGGGTATTCCATGGATCAGTTATcgaaattttgtaacaaaaaaataaaacaaaataattgcaaatttatttgggataattttaaattttccgGTTATACGACAGCCTACGCCGAAGACGAATGCAGTATATCGACTTTCAATTACGATAGACTCGGTTTTTTACAACCACCCACCGATTATTATTACCACCCCTATTTCATAGCAGCCGAAAAACTACCCATCATCGAAAGAGGTAGAATGATTTACTGCGCAGGTCCGGAAACGTCCGGCGAACGTATCTTGAACGCGGCAAGAGATTTCTCGATAACCTTCAACGACACGCCATCTTTCGGATTGTTTTGGAGCAATAGTTTTAGTCACGATGACGTAAATATGCCCGGAGTTATGGACGATGcttttttaaatctattatCGAATCgggaatttttaatttctttgaaaaatacgattttaattttttttagcgATCACGGGTTTAGATTCGGCGATATTAGATACACTCATACAGGGTGGTTGGAAGAAAGATTACCTTTTATGTATATACGAGTTCCGGATCGTTTTAAATcgaattttccggaaaaattcGATAGTTTATTAGTGAATTCCGGTAGGTTAACCACACCttgggatatttttaataccctacaggatattttgaaattacaaaatgatTCGTACGAAGTTTTAATTAGTCCCGGTTGCCGGTCGTGTCAATCTTTATTTCGAGAAGTAATCGAAAGTAGAAGTTGCGCAGACGCTAATATAGAACAGCACTGGTGCACGTGTAACGGCCATAATTATATCGATCCGAATGATCGGAGAGTCGAATCGATATCTCGGTTCGTCGTTGACGAAGTGAATCGATTAATCGATACGTTCGAGGACGGCGCGTTGTGTATGAGATACGATTTGAGGAATGTTAGAATGTCCGGCGTGTCCGAATATTATTTTAACGGTAAAAATGAAAGTTCGCGTTATTTTTTGGTTATGGTGGAAACGAATCCGCCGGCTATGTTCGAGGCTACCGTCGAGGAAGTCGTCGACGGGGAGGATTTGAGGTTATTGGGCGAGGTGAGTAGAATCGATCGATACGAACCTGTTACCAGGTGTATCGAAACAAACGGttcgttgaaaaaatattgttactgCGATAGTTGGTGGGCGAGATTTAAAAAAACGGTTTGGTGA